From Paenibacillus graminis, a single genomic window includes:
- a CDS encoding NAD(P)H-dependent oxidoreductase — translation MEMTAAVKKEIIAAYEFRHATKEFDSSRKISGEDFQFILETGRLSPSSFGFEPWKFVVVQNPEIREKLRPFAWGAQKQLPTASHFVLILSRLPKDLTAGSDYIQGIMKDVQNLPPEVAEGKSKMYDTFLTTDFGLAGNDRALFEWGARQTYLALGNMMTAAAQIGIDSCPIEGFNKLEIEEILAAEGIMDPEHFGIACMVAFGYRLNEPRGKTRRSADQVVQWV, via the coding sequence ATGGAAATGACAGCAGCAGTTAAAAAGGAAATAATAGCAGCCTATGAATTCAGACATGCCACAAAAGAATTCGACAGCAGCCGGAAGATCAGCGGAGAAGACTTTCAGTTCATCCTGGAAACCGGGAGACTTTCACCCAGCTCGTTTGGCTTTGAGCCTTGGAAGTTTGTTGTGGTACAGAACCCGGAGATCCGGGAGAAGCTTCGCCCGTTTGCCTGGGGAGCCCAGAAACAGCTTCCGACAGCCAGCCACTTCGTGCTGATTCTTTCCAGACTGCCCAAAGATCTGACCGCCGGATCGGATTATATCCAGGGAATCATGAAGGATGTGCAGAACCTGCCTCCAGAAGTTGCTGAAGGAAAAAGCAAAATGTATGACACCTTCCTGACAACCGATTTCGGATTGGCGGGCAATGACCGGGCCCTGTTCGAGTGGGGCGCCCGCCAGACTTATCTGGCCCTTGGCAATATGATGACTGCCGCCGCCCAGATCGGCATTGACTCCTGTCCGATTGAAGGCTTCAACAAGCTGGAAATTGAAGAGATTCTGGCGGCTGAGGGCATTATGGACCCAGAGCATTTCGGAATTGCCTGTATGGTGGCTTTTGGCTACCGCCTGAATGAGCCGCGCGGCAAAACCCGGCGCAGTGCGGACCAGGTGGTTCAGTGGGTATGA
- a CDS encoding CidA/LrgA family protein yields MKIIRIIAQVAVLYIFFLAGDYLQKLMHLPVPGSIVGLLLLFILLLFKIVPVKLIEDGSLFILAYLPMFFIPATAGIMNHLDIFSGRGLMMIGILVASSVLTMVVTAHATEWITVRRTGSRSRSKITVVREKGSEA; encoded by the coding sequence ATGAAAATCATTCGTATTATTGCCCAGGTAGCTGTACTGTACATATTCTTTCTCGCCGGAGATTATTTGCAGAAACTGATGCACCTTCCGGTACCGGGCAGCATTGTCGGGTTGTTGCTTCTGTTTATTTTACTGCTGTTCAAGATCGTGCCCGTGAAGCTGATTGAGGACGGCTCATTATTCATTCTGGCCTATCTGCCAATGTTCTTCATCCCGGCAACGGCCGGAATTATGAATCACCTGGATATTTTCAGCGGCCGGGGGCTGATGATGATCGGCATCCTGGTCGCTAGCAGTGTGCTGACTATGGTTGTGACAGCACATGCCACCGAGTGGATCACCGTCCGCCGGACTGGCAGCAGAAGCCGCTCTAAAATAACGGTGGTGCGCGAGAAAGGGAGCGAAGCATGA
- a CDS encoding LrgB family protein yields MNILLAAGFVLMNVGIYLFMSMLYKRFRLPVLLPALTATFTVVVLLLGFNISYDTYMIGGEWINRLLGPAVVSLAYPLYKQRHVLWQNLPAILGGTVIGLLVGMFSGMLMAVGLGFSKLYVLSILPKSITTAVAIQISSNLGGDSSLTSVFVMIAGFTGAIGGPYIIKLFRIRSESGIGIGLGTASHALGTAKALEYGEQSVSMSSVAMTVCAIVGSIVGPIVSWIMYH; encoded by the coding sequence ATGAATATCCTGCTTGCCGCCGGCTTCGTTCTGATGAATGTTGGTATTTATCTGTTTATGTCCATGCTGTATAAAAGGTTTCGTCTTCCTGTGCTTCTGCCGGCGCTGACCGCTACTTTTACAGTGGTGGTTCTTCTGCTTGGCTTCAATATTTCCTACGATACTTATATGATCGGCGGCGAATGGATCAACCGCCTGCTCGGGCCGGCAGTGGTATCCCTTGCATATCCGCTGTATAAGCAGCGCCATGTGCTGTGGCAGAACCTGCCGGCCATACTCGGCGGGACGGTTATCGGGCTGCTGGTCGGCATGTTCAGCGGGATGCTGATGGCGGTGGGCCTTGGTTTTTCCAAGCTGTATGTGCTCTCAATCTTGCCCAAATCCATTACAACCGCTGTAGCAATCCAGATTTCCAGCAATCTTGGCGGTGACTCTTCCTTAACCTCCGTTTTCGTCATGATCGCCGGGTTTACCGGAGCTATTGGCGGTCCTTATATCATCAAACTGTTCAGAATCCGCAGCGAATCCGGTATTGGCATCGGCCTGGGGACAGCTTCTCACGCTCTGGGTACAGCAAAAGCGCTGGAGTACGGAGAACAGTCAGTATCCATGAGTTCTGTGGCTATGACAGTCTGTGCGATTGTAGGTTCGATAGTAGGCCCGATCGTTTCATGGATTATGTACCACTAG
- a CDS encoding alpha-N-arabinofuranosidase, translating into MTIKASMIADKDFKLAEVDPRLYGSFIEHLGRAVYGGIYEPGHATADENGFRQDVLNAVRALNVPIIRYPGGNFVSGYNWEDGVGPKAERKQTLELAWWTTETNHVGTNEFAEWARLAGSEVMMAVNLGTRGIDAARNLVEYCNHPSGSYWSDLRISHGVKAPHQFKTWCLGNEMDGPWQIGAKTAVEYGRLANETAKAMRWVDPSLELVACGSSGSSMSTFAEWEATVLDLTYDNVDFLSLHTYYNNNDGDTANFLAKSLDLDQFIGSVAAICDYIKAKKKSKKKINLSLDEWNVWKSQGSSRMETHWQIAPPEFEDVYNMEDALAVGCCLISLLKHADRVKMACIAQLINTIAPITTENGGPLWLQTTYYPYMHASLYGRGTVLHPLITSPKYDSRDFTDVPYLEAVSVYNEELGEITVFAVNRHLSEGMELSVDLRSFGQTEVVQHIVMDHEDLQAANTKQHPGNVLPHDRGTAVAEDGRITALLSKASWNVIRLRVEG; encoded by the coding sequence ATGACTATTAAGGCATCCATGATTGCGGACAAAGACTTCAAGCTGGCTGAGGTAGACCCCCGTCTCTACGGTTCATTCATCGAGCATCTGGGCCGGGCGGTTTACGGGGGAATCTATGAGCCGGGACATGCTACAGCGGACGAGAACGGATTCCGCCAGGATGTTCTGAATGCCGTCCGGGCACTGAATGTCCCCATTATCCGTTATCCCGGCGGCAATTTCGTCTCCGGCTACAACTGGGAAGACGGAGTAGGCCCAAAAGCGGAGCGCAAGCAGACACTAGAACTTGCGTGGTGGACTACCGAAACGAATCATGTAGGCACCAATGAGTTCGCAGAATGGGCCAGGCTGGCCGGTTCAGAGGTCATGATGGCAGTGAATCTGGGCACGCGCGGGATTGACGCCGCCAGGAACCTGGTCGAATACTGCAATCACCCATCCGGCTCCTACTGGAGCGACCTGCGGATCTCCCACGGGGTGAAGGCTCCGCATCAGTTCAAAACCTGGTGCCTCGGCAACGAAATGGATGGCCCCTGGCAAATCGGGGCCAAAACCGCTGTAGAATACGGGCGGCTTGCCAATGAAACCGCCAAGGCCATGCGCTGGGTGGACCCGTCGCTGGAGCTGGTCGCCTGCGGAAGCTCAGGCAGTAGCATGAGCACTTTTGCCGAGTGGGAAGCGACTGTACTGGATTTGACTTATGACAATGTGGATTTCTTATCCCTCCATACCTACTACAACAATAACGATGGCGACACTGCTAACTTTCTTGCCAAGTCACTGGATCTGGACCAGTTCATCGGCAGCGTGGCAGCGATATGCGATTATATCAAAGCCAAAAAGAAGAGCAAAAAGAAAATTAACCTGTCTTTGGATGAATGGAATGTGTGGAAATCTCAGGGGTCAAGCCGGATGGAAACCCATTGGCAGATTGCTCCGCCGGAATTCGAGGATGTCTATAATATGGAGGATGCATTGGCTGTGGGCTGCTGCCTGATCAGCCTGCTGAAACATGCAGACCGGGTGAAGATGGCTTGCATTGCCCAGCTGATCAACACCATTGCGCCGATTACGACTGAGAACGGAGGGCCATTATGGCTCCAGACTACGTACTACCCTTACATGCATGCATCGCTTTACGGGCGGGGCACGGTGCTGCATCCGCTCATTACCAGTCCTAAATATGATTCCAGAGATTTCACTGATGTTCCTTACCTGGAAGCAGTAAGCGTATACAATGAGGAACTTGGTGAAATTACCGTCTTTGCTGTAAACCGCCATTTGAGCGAAGGAATGGAGCTTTCCGTGGATCTGCGCAGCTTCGGACAAACTGAAGTCGTTCAGCATATTGTTATGGATCATGAAGATCTGCAGGCGGCCAACACCAAGCAGCATCCGGGAAACGTCCTTCCCCATGACCGGGGAACAGCTGTGGCAGAGGACGGCCGGATCACCGCCCTTCTGTCCAAAGCTTCGTGGAATGTGATCCGCCTGCGGGTTGAGGGCTAG
- a CDS encoding ArsR/SmtB family transcription factor: MYLTTDSESLRVYEALASEVRLRIIDLLSDREMHIKELAASLYLSSAIVSSHVAKLQKAGIVSSQMKRMDGGTYKCCSLSANFLQIKLAGSRGISRKVVEVSVPVGQYTDLQAAPTCGIATTEKLIGYYDDPRYFLDPERADAGILWFAKGYVEYKVPNYLFMDQKVQEIEIAMEIGSEAPHVNEKWPSDITFTLNGAELGKWTSPGDFGVMRGRLTPSWWNPDVNQYGLLKVLRINSGGTYIDGQQISAVTLNDVSWQQDQWSFRLTAEDSTRRRGGLTLFGRGFGNYEQDIVFRVYYE, encoded by the coding sequence ATGTATTTAACAACGGATTCAGAATCACTTAGGGTATATGAAGCTTTGGCCAGCGAGGTACGGCTGCGCATAATTGATCTGCTGAGTGACCGGGAGATGCATATCAAAGAGCTTGCCGCAAGCCTCTATCTGAGCAGCGCCATTGTCAGCTCTCATGTCGCCAAGCTGCAAAAGGCCGGCATCGTCAGCTCACAAATGAAAAGAATGGACGGAGGCACCTATAAATGCTGTTCATTGTCCGCGAATTTTTTACAGATTAAGCTGGCGGGCTCACGGGGCATTTCCCGAAAAGTGGTTGAGGTGTCGGTCCCTGTCGGGCAATATACGGATTTACAGGCGGCGCCAACGTGCGGGATTGCTACAACGGAGAAGCTGATTGGTTATTATGATGATCCGCGTTACTTTTTGGACCCCGAGCGGGCAGATGCCGGAATCCTGTGGTTTGCCAAAGGTTATGTAGAGTATAAGGTGCCGAATTATCTTTTTATGGATCAGAAGGTGCAGGAGATCGAAATCGCCATGGAAATTGGCTCAGAGGCCCCCCATGTGAATGAGAAATGGCCTTCGGATATTACGTTCACCCTGAACGGAGCAGAGTTGGGCAAGTGGACGAGCCCCGGTGATTTCGGCGTAATGAGAGGACGGCTGACGCCGTCCTGGTGGAATCCCGATGTGAACCAATACGGGCTGCTGAAGGTGCTGCGGATTAACTCAGGGGGGACTTACATAGACGGACAGCAGATTTCCGCAGTGACACTGAATGATGTATCCTGGCAGCAGGATCAATGGAGCTTCCGGTTAACCGCAGAAGACAGCACCCGTAGACGGGGCGGATTAACTTTGTTCGGCCGGGGCTTCGGCAATTACGAGCAGGATATTGTTTTTAGGGTGTACTACGAATAA
- a CDS encoding TetR family transcriptional regulator: MTTEKSGLRERKKDETRRTLSEIALNLAIEKGVGQVRVEDIAAAANVSLRTFNNYFPSKEAAIIGNAYQRSEKIAVALADRPPGEALKDSLRAAVLAGFSEASDRQWLARMILLRDDPALIGAQRKAEIEFERNLAKVIAERTKKDLTRDIYPTLLAAMLIAAVRAAVFFWTSSSPGGPTLHEILDDAISQLGYEY, translated from the coding sequence ATGACGACTGAAAAATCCGGTTTGAGAGAACGTAAGAAGGATGAGACACGGCGAACGCTCAGCGAAATAGCCCTTAACCTCGCCATCGAAAAAGGGGTTGGCCAGGTTCGGGTTGAGGACATTGCCGCTGCCGCAAATGTCTCCCTACGAACGTTCAATAACTATTTCCCATCTAAAGAAGCGGCCATCATCGGCAACGCGTATCAACGTTCCGAGAAGATTGCTGTTGCGTTAGCCGATCGTCCGCCCGGTGAGGCTCTAAAAGACTCGCTCCGAGCCGCAGTTCTTGCCGGGTTTTCAGAGGCCTCAGACCGGCAATGGCTGGCACGCATGATCCTCCTTCGGGATGATCCCGCATTGATCGGCGCACAGCGAAAGGCAGAGATCGAGTTCGAACGGAACCTCGCGAAGGTCATCGCAGAACGTACAAAAAAGGATTTGACGCGGGATATCTATCCGACATTATTAGCAGCGATGCTAATTGCGGCGGTACGTGCAGCTGTCTTTTTTTGGACAAGTTCATCTCCAGGAGGGCCAACGCTACACGAAATACTTGATGACGCAATCAGCCAGTTGGGGTATGAGTATTAA
- a CDS encoding alpha/beta hydrolase family protein — translation MVDDQDTKVAARLKNKIFFERDDIDFTFQWLLSFMHCGGVAQGELFKLARQIDPNSITSYKNQFEKEAIKVEATAEDSLKRGHSFSAGEAFIRAHSYYRAAFYGTFPHEPDFSRFHQKSVECFRKALDAKSGQIPHEWVEVEYKGYKFPGCFLKAEHSDVPKPTILFHNGGETHKEDTYFLGGQAAIDRGYNALIIDLPWDVCARFYEPGATAKNFPKEELHNVYRATTDFLLARPDVDAARLVVSGMSYGGAKTMVHASCDDRFAAAVPNSPVYSMASFIERGMPSFLRGSADEAAKQTEKMPYTGQALFAGSVWSHGFDSIVEWYDAAKEALDVDPRNVQCPLLSMYSEAEHPEMKRQAVETYEKAPNKKNAIFLGTEEDGADLHCQINNLPLSYQVIFDWLDEVLDYNIQTSVEQK, via the coding sequence ATGGTAGATGATCAAGACACAAAGGTCGCTGCGCGTTTGAAAAACAAGATATTCTTCGAGCGTGACGACATCGATTTCACTTTTCAGTGGTTGCTTTCGTTTATGCACTGCGGGGGCGTTGCCCAGGGAGAGCTATTCAAACTCGCCCGGCAGATTGATCCGAATTCCATTACCAGTTATAAGAATCAATTTGAGAAGGAAGCCATTAAAGTTGAGGCAACCGCAGAGGACAGTCTGAAGAGGGGCCACTCATTTAGCGCCGGTGAGGCGTTTATACGCGCCCACTCGTACTACAGAGCGGCTTTCTACGGTACGTTTCCGCACGAACCGGATTTCTCACGGTTTCATCAAAAGAGTGTGGAATGCTTCCGGAAGGCGCTTGATGCGAAGTCTGGGCAGATTCCCCATGAGTGGGTGGAGGTGGAATACAAGGGTTATAAGTTCCCAGGCTGCTTTTTGAAGGCTGAGCACAGTGATGTGCCAAAGCCGACGATTCTTTTCCACAACGGTGGAGAGACACACAAGGAGGACACCTACTTCCTCGGAGGACAAGCGGCGATTGACCGGGGATATAATGCGCTGATCATTGATCTTCCTTGGGATGTCTGTGCCAGATTCTATGAACCCGGGGCGACAGCCAAAAACTTCCCGAAGGAAGAGCTGCACAACGTCTATAGAGCCACCACTGATTTCCTCCTCGCCCGCCCTGATGTGGACGCTGCCCGATTGGTCGTAAGCGGCATGAGCTATGGAGGGGCCAAGACGATGGTCCACGCAAGCTGCGATGACCGTTTTGCCGCGGCAGTTCCGAACTCACCGGTATACTCAATGGCGTCCTTCATTGAACGTGGGATGCCTTCGTTTCTTCGAGGCAGCGCGGATGAAGCAGCAAAGCAAACTGAAAAGATGCCATATACAGGCCAGGCACTGTTCGCCGGATCCGTTTGGTCACACGGTTTCGATAGTATTGTAGAATGGTATGATGCAGCAAAGGAAGCGCTCGACGTTGATCCGCGAAACGTCCAGTGTCCCTTGCTCTCCATGTACTCGGAAGCTGAACATCCTGAGATGAAGAGACAAGCGGTGGAGACTTACGAGAAAGCACCGAACAAGAAGAATGCTATCTTTTTGGGGACTGAAGAGGATGGCGCTGACCTGCACTGTCAAATTAATAATCTACCGCTTAGCTATCAGGTTATATTTGATTGGCTGGACGAAGTCCTCGATTATAACATTCAAACTTCAGTTGAGCAGAAATAA
- a CDS encoding putative ABC transporter permease: MLLLGDSPGSLLAGEYFFYFMLYSFLGWVLEGSYNLYSLGTFRKEGFLKGPFKPMYGLAPLLLLAAKDLGLSLPLMILLALIIPSAVEYASGWLLKSVFHKQWWDYSKMSYQLRGHICLKFSLYWWGLATVCMYGLQPLIEMLYLRISTLWLLLLPLAALVLAADLLWTCRNRRRSLKGLELGES, from the coding sequence TTGCTTTTGCTGGGGGATTCTCCCGGTTCGCTGCTGGCCGGTGAATACTTTTTTTATTTTATGCTCTATTCCTTTCTGGGCTGGGTCCTGGAGGGCAGCTATAATCTGTACAGCCTGGGAACGTTCCGCAAGGAGGGCTTTCTCAAAGGCCCCTTTAAGCCGATGTACGGCTTAGCCCCGCTGCTGCTGCTGGCTGCCAAGGATCTGGGGCTTTCGCTGCCGCTGATGATTCTGCTGGCGTTAATCATCCCGTCTGCTGTGGAATACGCCAGCGGATGGCTGCTGAAGTCTGTTTTTCATAAGCAGTGGTGGGATTATTCGAAGATGTCCTATCAGCTGCGGGGGCATATCTGCCTGAAATTTTCCTTATACTGGTGGGGGCTGGCGACGGTCTGCATGTATGGCCTGCAGCCCCTTATCGAGATGCTGTATCTCCGGATTTCCACGTTGTGGCTGCTGCTGCTGCCGCTTGCCGCGCTGGTGCTTGCAGCCGATCTGCTCTGGACCTGCCGGAACCGGCGGCGCAGCTTGAAGGGGCTTGAGCTCGGGGAAAGCTAA
- a CDS encoding DUF4362 domain-containing protein, which produces MHKFRKLRIVIIVIEEWGIDSGPFIHDFYNDGKVIHWTVDNTRDAMAAKPGKTEYVCRAIGLAETAESYRVEVSDCAGYAKDENISLISFNKDRL; this is translated from the coding sequence ATGCACAAATTTCGAAAGCTTCGTATTGTTATTATTGTGATTGAAGAGTGGGGGATTGACAGCGGACCGTTCATTCATGATTTCTATAACGATGGCAAGGTGATCCACTGGACCGTAGATAATACGAGAGACGCTATGGCTGCAAAACCGGGGAAAACCGAATATGTATGCAGGGCAATCGGACTAGCCGAGACTGCGGAATCTTACAGGGTTGAGGTTTCAGATTGCGCAGGTTATGCCAAGGATGAGAACATCAGCTTAATTTCATTCAATAAGGATCGATTATAA
- a CDS encoding NUDIX domain-containing protein, giving the protein MPISEYYRSLRNRAGSELLMVPSVAAVIRNEEGGILLLRKGGEQLWGLPAGAIEPGETPSRALRREVFEETGLMVNPLRIIGVFGGEKYTYEYINGDRVQYSVIVFECSIVKGTLRSVDGEAEELVFFNEEEFPELTIPYPREMFRGDSAADRAIFE; this is encoded by the coding sequence ATGCCAATATCTGAATATTACCGCAGTCTGCGCAATAGGGCTGGGAGTGAATTGTTGATGGTGCCGTCTGTTGCAGCAGTGATCCGAAATGAGGAAGGCGGGATTCTCCTGCTCCGCAAAGGCGGGGAACAGTTGTGGGGTTTACCCGCAGGTGCCATTGAACCTGGTGAGACACCGTCGAGGGCACTGCGCCGGGAGGTTTTTGAAGAAACGGGTTTAATGGTGAATCCGCTGCGGATTATTGGCGTATTCGGCGGTGAGAAATATACATATGAATACATCAATGGGGACCGGGTCCAATATTCGGTCATTGTGTTTGAATGTTCCATCGTCAAAGGAACACTCCGAAGTGTGGACGGGGAGGCAGAGGAGCTGGTGTTTTTTAACGAGGAAGAGTTTCCTGAACTGACGATCCCATATCCCCGGGAGATGTTTAGAGGAGATTCTGCTGCTGATCGGGCCATCTTCGAATAA
- a CDS encoding DUF2809 domain-containing protein: protein MRSKIIYSTAVLLAMIMGLGSRVFGKHLPPFAASHLGDVLWACMIYFACRVLLTRQPLSQSLLLSLCFCFGIEFSQLYQGEWINGLRATRVGGLILGKGFLWIDLLRYTVGIVFSYALDRFCRPKKSS from the coding sequence ATGAGGTCCAAAATTATTTATAGCACTGCTGTGCTTCTGGCGATGATCATGGGCCTCGGCTCCAGAGTTTTTGGTAAGCATCTGCCACCGTTTGCCGCCAGCCATCTTGGGGATGTGCTGTGGGCGTGTATGATTTATTTTGCCTGCCGTGTGCTGCTCACCCGTCAGCCTCTAAGCCAGTCGCTGCTGCTGAGCCTGTGCTTCTGCTTCGGAATTGAGTTCAGCCAGCTCTACCAGGGAGAATGGATCAACGGGCTGCGGGCTACCAGGGTAGGGGGATTAATTCTGGGGAAAGGATTTCTCTGGATTGATCTTTTACGCTATACGGTGGGGATTGTTTTCTCCTATGCCTTGGACCGCTTTTGTCGGCCTAAAAAATCCTCTTAG
- a CDS encoding aldo/keto reductase, with protein sequence MLYRNLSRTGIRVSAYALGGGVIGSGNKDEDECIQMIHQAIDSGINFLDTSDIYSGGESERIIGKALAGRRSGVILATKVGNPKSGAVNHQGVSRTWIRQAVENSLRSLQTDYIDLYQLHRPFADTDFEETLDVLTDLVKEGKVRYIGTSNHQAWQIAEAQAVSSRRLLQRFISEQSPYSILKRAIELDLAGAADKYSLGLLVYGPLAGGLLTGKYRAGHAAAEDSRAARYKGCAAGEALDPERPENKNKFELIHKLQTVADQAGISLPHMAVAFTQTHPAVTSTIIGPRTPQQLGNFLSGANLQLSADVLDAIDRIVPPGSNVDDVDRAWTPDWLSAAQRRR encoded by the coding sequence ATGCTTTATCGAAATTTATCCCGTACAGGTATCCGTGTCAGTGCCTACGCCCTTGGCGGAGGTGTCATTGGATCCGGTAACAAAGACGAGGATGAATGTATTCAAATGATCCATCAGGCCATAGATTCCGGGATCAACTTCCTGGATACTTCGGATATCTACTCCGGCGGCGAATCCGAGCGGATTATCGGAAAAGCACTGGCCGGACGGCGCAGTGGGGTTATATTGGCGACCAAAGTGGGCAACCCAAAAAGCGGGGCAGTCAATCATCAGGGGGTTTCAAGGACGTGGATCAGACAGGCTGTTGAGAACAGTCTGCGTAGTCTGCAGACTGACTATATTGATCTGTACCAGCTCCACAGGCCTTTTGCGGATACCGATTTCGAGGAAACGCTCGATGTGCTGACAGACTTGGTCAAAGAAGGAAAAGTCCGGTACATTGGAACCTCCAATCACCAGGCCTGGCAAATTGCCGAAGCGCAGGCCGTAAGCAGCCGTCGGTTATTGCAGCGCTTCATCAGTGAGCAGTCCCCTTACTCTATCCTCAAACGGGCCATCGAGCTGGATCTTGCAGGGGCGGCGGACAAATATAGTCTGGGGCTACTTGTATATGGGCCACTGGCCGGAGGGCTACTAACCGGTAAATACAGAGCAGGCCATGCTGCAGCCGAAGATTCGCGAGCCGCCCGCTATAAGGGATGTGCCGCCGGAGAGGCCCTTGATCCTGAACGCCCCGAAAACAAAAATAAATTTGAGCTCATCCATAAACTGCAGACTGTAGCCGATCAGGCAGGAATCTCCTTGCCGCATATGGCTGTTGCTTTTACGCAAACGCATCCCGCAGTAACTTCAACAATTATCGGACCGCGAACCCCTCAGCAGCTGGGTAACTTTTTAAGCGGAGCCAATCTGCAGCTTAGCGCGGATGTGCTGGACGCCATAGACCGGATCGTTCCTCCAGGCAGCAACGTTGACGATGTGGACCGGGCCTGGACGCCGGATTGGCTATCAGCCGCGCAGCGCAGACGGTAA
- a CDS encoding TetR/AcrR family transcriptional regulator translates to MADKDRDLRVIRTKRLIDEAFMELLKEKGISGLTVRDLTQRAGINRGTFYLHYHDICELIERTEMMKELEELFRPADFEAMLYNNTDQTPFGPIVRAFTHLSKHADFFRAIFDPKGSKALGERLKYLMGTHMYDHVKQSSGGATLGGIPDRYLINYLGAAQFGLIQTWLESGMAFTAEEMALMLTRLIQTGPLQSVALQEVD, encoded by the coding sequence TTGGCGGACAAAGACAGGGATCTTAGGGTAATCCGTACCAAGCGGCTGATTGATGAAGCGTTCATGGAACTGCTGAAGGAAAAAGGGATCAGCGGGCTGACGGTCAGAGATCTGACGCAGCGGGCCGGAATTAACCGCGGGACCTTTTATCTCCATTACCATGATATTTGCGAGCTGATTGAGCGGACAGAGATGATGAAGGAGCTGGAGGAACTTTTTAGACCGGCAGATTTTGAAGCAATGCTATACAACAACACAGATCAAACACCCTTCGGGCCGATCGTCAGGGCCTTCACCCATTTAAGCAAACATGCAGATTTTTTTAGGGCGATTTTTGATCCCAAAGGCTCAAAAGCACTGGGAGAACGGCTGAAATATCTGATGGGCACACATATGTATGACCATGTGAAGCAAAGCAGCGGCGGCGCAACACTGGGCGGCATCCCAGACCGCTATTTGATCAACTACCTGGGTGCGGCCCAGTTCGGACTGATTCAGACCTGGCTGGAATCAGGCATGGCCTTCACCGCCGAAGAAATGGCGCTGATGCTGACCCGGTTGATTCAGACGGGGCCTTTGCAGTCCGTTGCTCTTCAAGAAGTCGACTGA
- a CDS encoding lipid II flippase Amj family protein: protein MTNSLIVVCILTLIIHTAETLSYSVRFAGVKLNKIAIALSLTGIIVLVSRTANMVQAPLTAKFVDYAKIHDTFPLENYLRIIMLASSLGTLIAIALFPTFVGLFGRIISRLEIEGSIPKLLTSVTISQLKNTRKYIRKPKVKLHAFRYLGIPKRFIVMNIFITAFYTVGVLSSLLAAHLVPALSTTASQASGMINGLATIMLTIFIDPQLGLITHKAIENADSRDQLGKIYVLLMGSRFLGTLLGQLVLIPAAYTIIWLVQLI, encoded by the coding sequence ATGACCAACAGTTTAATCGTAGTGTGCATACTGACCTTGATCATTCACACAGCCGAGACGTTATCGTATTCGGTGCGTTTTGCCGGTGTGAAGCTGAACAAAATCGCCATCGCATTATCCCTGACGGGGATTATCGTGCTGGTATCCAGAACGGCCAATATGGTCCAGGCTCCGCTGACTGCCAAATTTGTTGATTATGCCAAGATACATGACACTTTCCCTCTGGAGAATTATTTGCGGATCATCATGCTGGCTTCTTCACTAGGTACCCTGATTGCCATTGCCTTATTCCCAACCTTCGTAGGGCTGTTTGGAAGAATCATTTCCAGACTGGAAATTGAAGGCTCCATTCCCAAGCTGCTTACCAGTGTGACAATCAGCCAGCTGAAAAACACCCGCAAGTATATCCGCAAACCTAAAGTGAAGCTGCACGCTTTCCGCTATCTGGGGATTCCGAAACGCTTTATTGTTATGAATATATTTATTACCGCGTTCTATACGGTCGGTGTGCTGTCATCTTTGCTGGCAGCGCATCTGGTACCTGCACTCAGCACGACTGCCTCCCAGGCTTCCGGGATGATCAACGGGCTCGCTACCATCATGCTGACGATCTTCATTGACCCTCAGCTTGGCCTCATCACTCATAAAGCCATTGAAAATGCAGATTCCCGTGATCAGCTGGGGAAAATCTACGTCTTACTGATGGGCTCGCGGTTTCTGGGAACCCTGCTCGGCCAGCTTGTGCTTATACCGGCAGCTTATACCATCATCTGGCTGGTGCAGCTGATTTGA